A genomic region of Leptidea sinapis chromosome 46, ilLepSina1.1, whole genome shotgun sequence contains the following coding sequences:
- the LOC126977940 gene encoding dystrophin-like isoform X1, producing the protein MASKGWRKIENEAGYPCYIDQHSGKQDYDHPNFKEIIESLKVYDGIKYFAYKIALKIFALQKELRVPPLRISSGVFARHQLSLSESSLSLDTTELESVLADIYFAAEKEGTFVGDVDVTVDLVINLLLNVYDVHRNTQIRVLAAKTVLILLSEESELDKWQALANCCADHNGCVSPRRLLALLLHVNALTKYLGSTRDQVQDDISACFRKSAGMLGVSVSDVAEWGVNNCSSTRWLSVVQRVVSSRNSSTADVNCAGCLQMLIQVLKFKCAKCSDIYFCESCYLYDKDLSHVSGHKKTHLVYEVVNGEVKPNECLSFIKGMKKFFFCTKSGKKKASKKVSHKRKSDKRQGSLKRSKPAIFTSTVGKASGNSAGNPASTLQDIIQQLENQTIALKEISCQLQHIAKDSDDEIKSKVDIHYDQISAQINRLKELKDNLTNDTKPEKVDRPQAFDLFSPIPLDEKQAKLAAAVKAPPRVLSMDSGNFSVTSKHESQNLLTMSGDALKPIVVHATSDSISAVSMNDITNWYNDTRPNQKSKTKQIDKTNQSISATEERYAADIRSVETSNDKMKELNSDLDTVLDRLQQILTHNFTMDESCIDNSQLRETATEMEGLLGSLIRGVEQRATLNVSKAIV; encoded by the exons ATGGCTTCAAAAGGATGGAGAAAAATTGAAAACGAAGCTGGATACCCATGCTATATAGA TCAACACAGTGGAaagcaagattatgatcatccaaattttaaagaaataatagaAAGTCTTAAGGTTTATGATGGTATTAAATACTTTGCATATAAAATAGCATTAAAAATTTTTGCATTGCAGAAGGAATTGAGAG ttccaCCTTTGAGGATAAGTTCTGGTGTGTTTGCAAGGCATCAATTGAGCTTGTCGGAGAGTAGTTTGTCTTTAGACACTACTGAATTGGAGTCAGTACTTGCTGACATTTACTTTGCTGCAGAAAAAGAGGGTACATTTGTTGGTGATGTTGATGTTACAGTAGATctagtaataaatttattgctCAATGTGTATGATGT GCACAGGAATACACAAATAAGGGTTCTAGCTGCTAAAACTGTTCTGATATTGCTGAGTGAAGAGTCTGAGCTGGACAAATGGCAAGCATTGGCTAACTGTTGTGCTGATCATAACGGTTGTGTTTCTCCCAGACGACTCTTGGCGTTGTTGTTACATGTCAATGCGCTGACCAAGTACTTGGGCAGCACAAGAGATCAGGTGCAGGATGATATTAGTGCCTGTTTTAGGAAG AGTGCCGGCATGCTGGGTGTAAGTGTAAGTGATGTTGCTGAGTGGGGTGTCAATAATTGCTCGAGCACAAGATGGCTATCAGTTGTACAGAGGGTAGTGTCAAGTAGGAACTCTTCCACTGCTGATGTTAATTGTGCAGGGTGCCTACAGATGTTAATACAG gttttgaAATTCAAGTGTGCTAAATGCAGTGATATCTACTTTTGTGAAAGTTGCTATTTATATGACAAAGACTTAAGCCATGTAAGTGGTCATAAGAAGACACATTTGGTGTACGAAGTTGTCAACGGAGAG GTTAAACCTAATGAATGTCTCAGCTTTATAAAAGGCATGAAGAAATTTTTCTTCTGCACAAAATCGGGGAAAAAGAAAGCTAGCAAAAAGGTTTCTCATAAGAGAAAATCTGATAAGAGACAGGGCTCTCTCAAGAGGAGTAAGCCGGCCATATTTACGTCTACCGTGGGGAAGGCTTCAGGTAATAGTGCCGGCAATCCAGCCTCTACCCTGCAAGACATCATACAACAGCTGGAAAATCAGACAAT AGCGCTCAAAGAGATTTCATGCCAGTTGCAACATATAGCTAAAGACAGTGATGATGAAATTAAGTCCAAAGTGGACATTCACTACGATCAGATATCAGCACAGATAAATAGATTAAAGGAACTTAAg GATAATTTAACAAATGACACAAAACCAGAAAAGGTTGACCGACCCCAAGCGTTTGACCTCTTCAGTCCCATACCACTTGATGAGAAACAGGCAAAATTGGCAGCTGCAGTGAAAGCTCCACCGCGCGTGCTCAGTATGGATTCTGGAAACTTCTCCGTCACATCGAAACACGAGAGTCAGAATCTACTGACAATGTCCGGAGATGCGTTGAAACCCATCGTTGTTCACGCGACTTCGGACAGCATATCTGCTGTTTCTATGAACGATATCACTAACTGGTATAATG acACGCGGCCAAACCAGAAGtcgaaaacaaaacaaatcgacAAAACAAACCAGAGTATATCGGCAACAGAGGAACGGTACGCCGCAGACATTCGCTCTGTGGAGACGAGCAACGACAAGATGAAGGAGTTGAACTCTGACCTGGACACAGTGCTGGACAGGCTGCAACAGATCCTGACACACAACTTTACCATGGATG AATCGTGTATAGACAACAGTCAGCTGCGGGAGACAGCCACCGAGATGGAAGGGTTGCTGGGATCTCTGATTCGCGGGGTGGAGCAGAGGGCCACACTCAACGTTAGTAAGGCTATCGTGTAA
- the LOC126977940 gene encoding dystrophin-like isoform X2 produces MASKGWRKIENEAGYPCYIDQHSGKQDYDHPNFKEIIESLKVYDGIKYFAYKIALKIFALQKELRVPPLRISSGVFARHQLSLSESSLSLDTTELESVLADIYFAAEKEGTFVGDVDVTVDLVINLLLNVYDVHRNTQIRVLAAKTVLILLSEESELDKWQALANCCADHNGCVSPRRLLALLLHVNALTKYLGSTRDQVQDDISACFRKSAGMLGVSVSDVAEWGVNNCSSTRWLSVVQRVVSSRNSSTADVNCAGCLQMLIQVLKFKCAKCSDIYFCESCYLYDKDLSHVSGHKKTHLVYEVVNGEVKPNECLSFIKGMKKFFFCTKSGKKKASKKVSHKRKSDKRQGSLKRSKPAIFTSTVGKASGNSAGNPASTLQDIIQQLENQTIALKEISCQLQHIAKDSDDEIKSKVDIHYDQISAQINRLKELKL; encoded by the exons ATGGCTTCAAAAGGATGGAGAAAAATTGAAAACGAAGCTGGATACCCATGCTATATAGA TCAACACAGTGGAaagcaagattatgatcatccaaattttaaagaaataatagaAAGTCTTAAGGTTTATGATGGTATTAAATACTTTGCATATAAAATAGCATTAAAAATTTTTGCATTGCAGAAGGAATTGAGAG ttccaCCTTTGAGGATAAGTTCTGGTGTGTTTGCAAGGCATCAATTGAGCTTGTCGGAGAGTAGTTTGTCTTTAGACACTACTGAATTGGAGTCAGTACTTGCTGACATTTACTTTGCTGCAGAAAAAGAGGGTACATTTGTTGGTGATGTTGATGTTACAGTAGATctagtaataaatttattgctCAATGTGTATGATGT GCACAGGAATACACAAATAAGGGTTCTAGCTGCTAAAACTGTTCTGATATTGCTGAGTGAAGAGTCTGAGCTGGACAAATGGCAAGCATTGGCTAACTGTTGTGCTGATCATAACGGTTGTGTTTCTCCCAGACGACTCTTGGCGTTGTTGTTACATGTCAATGCGCTGACCAAGTACTTGGGCAGCACAAGAGATCAGGTGCAGGATGATATTAGTGCCTGTTTTAGGAAG AGTGCCGGCATGCTGGGTGTAAGTGTAAGTGATGTTGCTGAGTGGGGTGTCAATAATTGCTCGAGCACAAGATGGCTATCAGTTGTACAGAGGGTAGTGTCAAGTAGGAACTCTTCCACTGCTGATGTTAATTGTGCAGGGTGCCTACAGATGTTAATACAG gttttgaAATTCAAGTGTGCTAAATGCAGTGATATCTACTTTTGTGAAAGTTGCTATTTATATGACAAAGACTTAAGCCATGTAAGTGGTCATAAGAAGACACATTTGGTGTACGAAGTTGTCAACGGAGAG GTTAAACCTAATGAATGTCTCAGCTTTATAAAAGGCATGAAGAAATTTTTCTTCTGCACAAAATCGGGGAAAAAGAAAGCTAGCAAAAAGGTTTCTCATAAGAGAAAATCTGATAAGAGACAGGGCTCTCTCAAGAGGAGTAAGCCGGCCATATTTACGTCTACCGTGGGGAAGGCTTCAGGTAATAGTGCCGGCAATCCAGCCTCTACCCTGCAAGACATCATACAACAGCTGGAAAATCAGACAAT AGCGCTCAAAGAGATTTCATGCCAGTTGCAACATATAGCTAAAGACAGTGATGATGAAATTAAGTCCAAAGTGGACATTCACTACGATCAGATATCAGCACAGATAAATAGATTAAAGGAACTTAAg TTATAG